One Hordeum vulgare subsp. vulgare chromosome 4H, MorexV3_pseudomolecules_assembly, whole genome shotgun sequence DNA window includes the following coding sequences:
- the LOC123451132 gene encoding adenine/guanine permease AZG2: MKATAPWRRFSEAEAAVNRSVAASSVGKYFKLEARKSSFTKELRAGAATFLTMAYIISVNAAILTDSGGPCTVLDCTPAGNSTAAPGPECMLGTSNPGYQQCLARTKSDLIVATAVAAMVGSFAMGALANLPLALAPGMGANAYFTYNMVGFHGSGSIPYRTALAGVMMEGIIFFLLSAVGLRSRLARMIPRNIRLASAVGIGLFLAFTGLQANQGLGLVGASPSTLVTLTACSETDPVTGACLGGTLHSPTFWLGAAGFLITATCLARDVKGAMIYGIVFVTAVSWIRGTSVTVFPDTPAGNAGFSYFKKVVDFHTIKTTAGQLSFGGFRHGSVWVAMLTLLYVDVLDTTSTMYSMAEYGGFTDGAGGFEGEYRAFLVDAGSTVLSAGLGSTTVTTYIESTAGIREGGRTGVTAITVSAFFLASLFFSPLLMSVPPWAVGPSLVLVGAMMMRVAKEIEWGDMKEAIPAFVTMALMPLTFSIANGIIAGLGVYVALHWYDWASLACGKVGKALDDRRNQVAAATPEVIGPAQDAV; encoded by the coding sequence ATGAAGGCGACAGCGCCATGGCGCAGGTTCTCCGAGGCCGAGGCCGCCGTGAACCGCTCCGTCGCGGCGAGCAGCGTCGGCAAGTACTTCAAGCTCGAAGCGCGCAAGAGCTCCTTCACCAAGGAGCTGCGCGCCGGCGCCGCCACCTTCCTCACCATGGCATACATCATCTCCGTCAACGCCGCCATCCTCACCGACTCCGGCGGGCCGTGCACCGTGCTCGACTGCACCCCGGCGGGTAACTCCACGGCCGCTCCTGGGCCGGAGTGCATGCTCGGCACGTCCAACCCGGGGTACCAGCAGTGCCTGGCGCGCACCAAGAGCGACCTGATTGTTGCGACGGCTGTGGCTGCTATGGTCGGCTCCTTCGCCATGGGCGCTCTCGCCAACCTCCCGCTGGCGCTGGCCCCCGGGATGGGCGCCAACGCCTACTTCACCTACAACATGGTCGGCTTCCACGGCTCGGGCTCCATCCCCTACCGCACGGCGCTCGCCGGCGTCATGATGGAGggcatcatcttcttcctcctttcggcCGTCGGGCTCCGGTCCAGGCTGGCGCGGATGATCCCGCGAAACATCCGCCTAGCCTCCGCCGTCGGGATCGGCTTGTTCCTGGCCTTCACCGGACTCCAGGCGAACCAGGGCCTTGGACTGGTGGGCGCCAGCCCGTCCACGCTGGTCACACTCACCGCCTGCTCCGAAACCGACCCCGTCACCGGCGCCTGCCTCGGCGGCACCTTGCACAGCCCCACCTTCTGGCTGGGCGCCGCCGGCTTCCTCATCACCGCCACGTGCCTCGCCAGGGACGTCAAGGGGGCCATGATATACGGCATAGTCTTCGTCACGGCCGTGTCCTGGATCAGAGGCACGAGCGTCACGGTGTTCCCGGACACGCCGGCCGGCAATGCCGGCTTCTCCTACTTCAagaaggtggtggacttccacacGATCAAGACCACCGCGGGGCAGCTCAGCTTCGGTGGCTTCCGCCACGGCAGCGTGTGGGTGGCCATGCTGACGCTGCTCTACGTCGACGTCCTCGACACCACCAGCACAATGTACTCCATGGCGGAGTACGGCGGCTTCACCGACGGGGCCGGCGGGTTCGAGGGCGAGTACCGGGCCTTCCTCGTCGACGCTGGATCCACGGTCCTCAGCGCCGGGCTCGGGAGCACCACCGTGACGACCTACATCGAGTCGACTGCGGGGATCAGGGAAGGCGGCAGGACGGGGGTGACCGCGATCACCGTCTCGGCCTTCTTCCTCGCGTCGCTCTTCTTCTCGCCGCTGCTGATGAGCGTGCCGCCGTGGGCCGTAGGCCCGTCGCTGGTGCTGGTGGGCGCCATGATGATGCGCGTGGCCAAGGAGATCGAGTGGGGCGACATGAAGGAGGCCATCCCGGCGTTCGTCACCATGGCGCTCATGCCGCTCACCTTCTCCATCGCCAACGGCATCATCGCCGGCCTGGGCGTCTACGTCGCGCTGCACTGGTACGACTGGGCCAGCCTCGCGTGCGGCAAGGTGGGGAAGGCGCTCGACGACCGCCGCAACCAGGTCGCCGCTGCCACGCCGGAGGTCATCGGACCCGCGCAGGACGCCGTGTGA